One genomic segment of Acanthochromis polyacanthus isolate Apoly-LR-REF ecotype Palm Island chromosome 9, KAUST_Apoly_ChrSc, whole genome shotgun sequence includes these proteins:
- the dapk3 gene encoding death-associated protein kinase 3, giving the protein MAGFRQEDVELYYEMGEELGSGQFAIVRKCKEKSTSIEYAAKFIKKRRLSSSRRGVSREEIEREVNILREIQHSNIITLHDIFENKTDVILILELVSGGELFDFLAEKESLTEEEATQFLKQILDGVHYLHSKRIAHFDLKPENIMLLDKSVPNPRIKLIDFGIAHQIKAGNEFKNIFGTPEFVAPEIVNYEPLGLEADMWSIGVITYILLSGASPFLGETKQETLTNISAVNYDFDEEYFSNTSELAKDFIRRLLVKDPKKRMNIDDSLEHPWIKVIKRRNVRQEDRDHKPERRRLKTTRLKEYTIKSHSSMPPNNTYVNFERFSQVLEEIAATEEGLKELERNQRSCREDVAALLSIYEEKEGWYKEENQSISSDLNHIRQELQRTQAQRKKCQEDARHTMQAANILKRKFGRLENRYEALAEQVASEVHWVEELVKSISLERDGLSSGSMP; this is encoded by the exons TGGACAGTTTGCCATCGTCCGTAAATGTAAGGAGAAAAGCACCAGCATTGAGTACGCTGCCAAGTTCATCAAGAAGCGGCGACTGTCGTCCAGCCGGCGGGGGGTGAGCCGTGAAGAGATCGAGCGTGAGGTCAACATCCTGAGGGAGATCCAGCACAGCAACATCATCACCCTACATGACATCTTTGAAAACAAGACAGACGTGATCCTGATCCTGGAGCTGGTGTCCGGAGGGGAGCTGTTTGACTTCCTGGCTGAGAAGGAATCTCTGACTGAGGAGGAGGCCACGCAGTTTCTTAAGCAGATCCTGGACGGCGTTCACTATCTCCACTCCAAACGCATTGCTCACTTTGACCTCAAG CCTGAGAATATCATGCTGCTGGACAAGAGCGTGCCGAACCCCAGGATCAAGCTAATTGATTTTGGGATCGCTCATCAGATTAAAGCAGGAAACGAGTTCAAGAACATCTTTGGAACACCAGAGTTTGTTG CTCCAGAAATAGTCAACTATGAGCCACTTGGGTTGGAGGCGGATATGTG GAGCATCGGAGTAATCACATACATCCT ACTGAGTGGCGCTTCACCATTTCTGGGCGAGACCAAACAGGAGACTCTGACCAACATATCTGCTGTCAACTACGACTTCGATGAGGAGTATTTCAGCAACACCAGTGAGCTGGCTAAAGACTTCATACGCCGTCTGTTGGTCAAGGATCCCAA gaAGAGAATGAACATCGATGACAGTCTTGAGCACCCTTGGATTAAg GTGATTAAGAGGCGTAACGTACGTCAGGAGGACAGAGACCACAAGCCTGAGCGCCGTCGTCTGAAGACCACTCGCCTGAAGGAGTACACCATCAAGTCTCACTCCAGCATGCCTCCCAACAACACCTACGTCAACTTTGAGCGCTTCTCCCAGGTGCTTGAGGAGATCGCAGCCACAGAGGAAGGCTTGAAAGAGCTGGAGCGCAATCAGCGCTCTTGCCGGGAGGATGTAGCGGCACTGCTGTCGATATACGAGGAGAAGGAAGGTTGGTACAAGGAGGAGAACCAGAGCATCTCCAGCGACTTGAACCACATCCGCCAAGAGCTGCAGCGCACACAGGCCCAGCGCAAGAAGTGCCAGGAGGATGCCCGGCACACTATGCAGGCTGCCAACATCCTGAAGCGCAAATTTGGGCGCCTGGAAAACCGCTACGAGGCTCTGGCTGAGCAGGTGGCCTCTGAGGTCCACTGGGTGGAGGAGCTGGTCAAGTCAATATCATTGGAGAGGGACGGCCTTAGCTCTGGCAGCATGCCCTGA